One region of Zerene cesonia ecotype Mississippi chromosome 15, Zerene_cesonia_1.1, whole genome shotgun sequence genomic DNA includes:
- the LOC119832488 gene encoding dynein intermediate chain 2, axonemal-like, producing MDPSLIYSYIKLRKDFGHQPMFSEVAPVMLDSINPNKQEQRNYCLRNPVHKEVQASATVSENFANTKIIIRQDTGINHYEGGWPKEINFTDEEATARYRRRFERDDTYVDAVLNLYPQFEHYINQNNGLGIYNIYFKEMESENPVEKPSIMINSVYKDQQKRPISCISWTYEDKSKVAISYCDRTFPEFEPLNRDYLCFIWDIENPSDPYTYLSPPTACWQLVCSPASPNVFIGGLEDGKVCVFDTRVQFDPILISPAYIAHRDPVNALLYIPSRLNIEFFSGSTDGKCMWWDMRNISFPIDSLIMSVRIPPGDQISLANSEGVSCLQYDKAFPTKFLCGTDSGLVISVNRKGKTYQELMSGVFYAHDGPVKAVQRSPCSSKFFITCGDWRVNVWSDDLISSPIISGIRHRKQINDVVWAPHRFSGYMSVGDDGKFRFWDLLRRYREPIATMPVCQDRLLKIKPHEDGRLIAIGDAKGVLHLLSLSETLVSSGDGDKQLMTQSFERETRRERILENRVKEIMIKFKTTEDQTDEQEKEEIVEEDPFKLVEDEYRRLVMEEMRHTEINTGHSFSMDDTIRTR from the coding sequence ATGGATCCAAGTTTAATTTActcgtatataaaattaagaaaagattttgGACATCAACCGATGTTTAGCGAAGTAGCACCCGTGATGCTGGATTCCATTAATCCCAATAAACAAGAACAACGCAATTACTGCTTACGCAATCCGGTACATAAAGAAGTTCAAGCATCTGCAACTGTGTCTGAAAATTTCGCTAataccaaaataataattcgacAAGACACTGGAATAAATCACTACGAAGGTGGGTGGCccaaagaaattaatttcacaGATGAGGAAGCGACTGCTAGATACCGTCGCCGCTTTGAAAGAGATGACACATATGTTGATGCTGTTTTAAACCTTTATCCCCAATTTGAACACTACATCAATCAAAATAATGGActtggtatatataatatttattttaaagaaatggaAAGTGAGAATCCCGTTGAAAAACCATCTATTATGATAAATAGTGTTTATAAAGACCAACAAAAGCGACCTATAAGTTGCATTTCTTGGACCTATGAGGATAAATCGAAGGTCGCTATATCGTATTGCGATAGAACATTTCCAGAATTTGAGCCTTTAAATAGAGATTATCTGTGTTTTATTTGGGATATTGAAAATCCTAGCGATCCATATACATATCTGTCTCCACCGACTGCATGTTGGCAACTTGTATGTTCACCCGCGTCTCCAAATGTTTTCATCGGTGGACTGGAAGATGGGAAAGTGTGTGTTTTTGATACTCGTGTTCAATTTGATCCCATTCTTATCAGTCCAGCGTATATAGCTCACAGAGATCCCgttaatgctttattgtatATCCCATCCCGtctaaatattgaatttttcagCGGCTCTACTGATGGCAAATGCATGTGGTGGGACATGAGAAATATATCATTTCCTATTGATAGTCTAATAATGTCTGTTCGTATTCCACCTGGAGATCAAATAAGTTTAGCAAATTCAGAAGGTGTAAGCTGTTTACAATATGATAAAGCGTTTCCAACCAAGTTTTTGTGTGGCACTGATTCTGGTCTGGTGATAAGCGTAAATAGAAAAGGCAAAACGTACCAAGAACTCATGAGTGGCGTATTTTATGCGCATGATGGTCCAGTAAAAGCTGTTCAACGAAGTCCCTGTTcttctaaattttttataacatgtgGAGATTGGAGAGTGAATGTTTGGAGTGACGATTTAATTTCATCCCCTATTATTTCAGGAATAAGGcatagaaaacaaattaacGACGTTGTATGGGCGCCTCACAGATTTTCAGGTTATATGTCGGTGGGTGATGACGGTAAATTTCGTTTTTGGGATCTGTTGCGTAGGTATCGAGAGCCAATAGCTACAATGCCAGTTTGTCAGGatcgtttattaaaaatcaagcCCCATGAAGACGGTCGTTTGATAGCGATTGGAGATGCAAAAGGAGTCTTACATCTGTTATCTTTATCTGAGACATTAGTCTCATCAGGTGACGGAGATAAACAATTAATGACACAAAGTTTTGAACGTGAAACTCGCAGAGAACGTATTCTAGAGAACCGTGTAAaggaaataatgataaaatttaaaactacagaAGACCAAACTGATGAACAAGAGAAAGAAGAAATAGTCGAGGAAGACCCGTTTAAATTGGTTGAAGATGAATATCGACGCCTCGTTATGGAAGAAATGCGTCACACTGAGATCAACACAGGACATTCGTTCAGTATGGATGATACTATTAGAACCCGTTAA
- the LOC119832489 gene encoding uncharacterized protein LOC119832489: MRKKLVLEERAICNVVAVYRERGNYLQRLEQFEKAILAYNEALRWNNADVRSLLGRSLARAKATHYADALADAARAAELEPDNPTALQIRAQTNYEKCAFERAFLLACRGQMLRKYPPNFAECTQCAEETVEEMSRVGKQKAERISRLMASKYLEQMAHDKYFLTQLCKDERLHSANRQGSQKLQELANKALADVEKRQEVLRERRPLYAARAAEAEARERLSSARKERLGNAQKQHVTDAERLVRATQAVYEERNTGKCLETAEFAMEQISRKPANLLPGKDKFIQKLQEIVANAFLDQKRVREEMSEADREKRAFILLGIAISREPSHDSILRVRPPAPPRDAKRRLRTLERALSQSTRAWERCYVLHELSRLHADTKQAHRAKFFALKCQTEARSSNQRIWLLNSTFLLARCHLLQNNRPETRATLIEGAGLARAYGYHDVAAFFDTCVNISLEGEIASSDAILEKREKAMVSLMQDDDLRLAAEHLFRKMSVIPASRRFSIMPGTRAEDSAPAVSRRLSIAPRTQPARIAHKTQHPLGFQDFDI; this comes from the exons atgagaaaaaaattggTACTCGAAGAGAGAGCAATATGCAACGTTGTGGCAGTCTACCGTGAAAGAGG AAATTACTTGCAGCGGTTGGAGCAATTTGAGAAAGCAATCCTAGCGTACAACGAGGCCTTACGGTGGAAT AATGCCGACGTACGGTCTCTGCTCGGAAGGAGTTTAGCTCGAGCCAAAGCGACGCATTATGCCGATGCATTAGCTGATGCGGCTCGCGCAGCTG AACTTGAACCAGATAACCCGACAGCTCTCCAGATACGGGCGCAAACGAATTATGAGAAGTGTGCATTTGAGAGGGCGTTCCTCCTCGCGTGTAGGGGACAAATGCTTCGGAAGTATCCCCCAAACTTCGCAGAATGTACCCAATGTGCTGAAGAAACg GTTGAAGAAATGTCACGTGTAGGAAAGCAAAAAGCCGAACGAATATCTCGCTTAATGGCTTCTAAATACTTGGAACAAATGGCCCATGACAAATACTTTCTCACTCAGCTATGTAAGGATGAGCGTCTGCATTCAGCTAACAGACAAGGTTCTCAGAAGTTACAAGAATTAGCGAATAAAGCTTTGGCTGATGTGGAAAAGCGACAG gAAGTTCTTCGTGAGCGTAGACCACTTTACGCCGCCCGAGCAGCTGAAGCTGAGGCCCGTGAAAGATTATCAAGTGCTCGAAAAGAAAGGCTTGGCAATGCTCAAAAACAGCATGTAACTGATGCCGAACGACTAGTGAGGGCAACGCAAGCTGTATATGAAGAACGCAATACAGGAAAATGCTTGGAAACAGCAGAATTTGCAATGGAACAAATTTCAAGAAAACCAGCGAATTTATTACCCGGAAAAGATAAATTCATCCAAAAATTGCAAGAAATCGTCGCTAATGCATTTCTGGATCAG AAACGTGTCAGAGAAGAAATGAGTGAGGCAGATCGCGAAAAAAGAGCTTTCATACTGCTGGGGATTGCGATATCTCGTGAACCGAGTCACGATTCGATCTTGCGAGTCCGCCCCCCCGCACCGCCGCGCGATGCGAA ACGACGCTTGCGTACATTGGAGCGTGCATTATCACAGAGTACGCGTGCATGGGAACGGTGCTACGTCTTGCATGAACTGTCGCGGCTACATGCCGATACTAAACAGGCTCATAGGGCTAAATTCTTCGCTCTTAAATGCCAAACAG AAGCAAGGTCTTCCAATCAACGAATTTGGTTGCTAAACTCAACATTTCTCTTGGCACGTTGCCACTTGCTACAAAATAATCGACCAGAAACAAGGGCCACTCTTATTGAAGGAGCAGGATTAGCTCGAGCCTATGGGTATCATGATGTCGCCGCGTTCTTCGATACG tgtGTTAATATTTCACTGGAAGGTGAAATTGCTTCAAGTGACGCCATATTAGAGAAACGTGAGAAGGCGATGGTCAGCCTGATGCAGGACGATGACCTGCGACTCGCTGCTGAACACCTCTTTAGAAAAATGTCTGTCATACCCGCGTCAAG GCGATTCTCGATAATGCCAGGCACTCGCGCGGAGGACAGCGCTCCAGCTGTCAGCCGCCGCTTATCGATTGCTCCGCGGACTCAGCCAGCGAGGATCGCTCATAAAACTCAACATCCACTTGGCTTTCAAGactttgatatataa